A genomic window from Silene latifolia isolate original U9 population chromosome Y, ASM4854445v1, whole genome shotgun sequence includes:
- the LOC141633290 gene encoding uncharacterized protein LOC141633290 isoform X2, with the protein MLLALATKNKDGFLTGLTSMPAITSSTYSLWWRCDSMVHCWLVNSMEPEFRESFMTCETAKQLWDEVSERYGETNGPLLFQLKKNLRNITQENSSVAEYFCRLKRYWDEIEEIEDFPDCTCGVLAKCTCNLMKKVLELASREKVLTFLMGLSDSYDTLKSQILLMEPMPPINKAYSIVQQIESQKKASSIMNSVHDTSALYSNKLGGRYVQQAGHPNQQNTAKKPKNQRWCTACNKSRHTRDTCFILHLEQKAKYLARFSGNAHATSDDEEHPLCSFPSQLEPQNIQASSSHSHSEHKENPMVPSDLA; encoded by the coding sequence ATGCTTTTAGCCTTAGCAACGAAGAACAAAGACGGTTTTCTCACTGGATTGACATCCATGCCAGCAATTACTTCTTCCACCTACAGTCTTTGGTGGAGATGTGATTCGATGGTGCATTGTTGGCTCGTCAATTCAATGGAGCCTGAGTTCAGAGAAAGCTTCATGACATGTGAGACTGCAAAACAGCTTTGGGATGAAGTTTCTGAAAGATATGGAGAAACAAATGGTCCACTTCTTTTTCAACTCAAGAAAAACTTGAGGAATATCACGCAAGAGAATAGTTCAGTTGCAGAATATTTTTGCAGACTCAAGAGATATTGGGATGAGATTGAAGAAATCGAGGATTTTCCTGACTGTACATGTGGAGTGCTCGCCAAATGTACCTGCAACTTAATGAAGAAAGTCCTGGAGTTAGCTTCCAGGGAGAAAGTTCTAACCTTTTTGATGGGGTTAAGTGACTCCTATGACACTTTGAAGTCTCAGATTTTGTTAATGGAGCCAATGCCGCCTATCAACAAAGCATATTCTATTGTGCAGCAGATCGAATCTCAGAAGAAGGCTTCTAGTATCATGAATTCAGTTCATGACACCAGCGCTTTATACAGTAATAAGCTAGGAGGACGCTATGTACAGCAAGCAGGCCATCCAAATCAGCAGAATACGGCAAAAAAGCCTAAGAATCAGAGGTGGTGTACGGCGTGCAATAAGTCTAGACACACCAGGGATACTTGCTTTATCTTGCATCTTGAGCAAAAGGCAAAGTATCTTGCACGGTTTTCTGGTAATGCTCATGCTACCAGTGATGATGAAGAACATCCTCTCTGTTCTTTCCCCTCACAGCTTGAACCACAGAATATTCAAGCTAGTTCTTCTCATTCTCATTCTGAGCACAAAGAGAATCCTATGGTGCCTTCTGATCTGGCTTAA
- the LOC141633290 gene encoding uncharacterized protein LOC141633290 isoform X1: protein MGLKLTGTLFNGRNFRHWKKSMLLALATKNKDGFLTGLTSMPAITSSTYSLWWRCDSMVHCWLVNSMEPEFRESFMTCETAKQLWDEVSERYGETNGPLLFQLKKNLRNITQENSSVAEYFCRLKRYWDEIEEIEDFPDCTCGVLAKCTCNLMKKVLELASREKVLTFLMGLSDSYDTLKSQILLMEPMPPINKAYSIVQQIESQKKASSIMNSVHDTSALYSNKLGGRYVQQAGHPNQQNTAKKPKNQRWCTACNKSRHTRDTCFILHLEQKAKYLARFSGNAHATSDDEEHPLCSFPSQLEPQNIQASSSHSHSEHKENPMVPSDLA from the exons ATGG GATTAAAGCTTACTGGAACGCTCTTTAATGGCAGAAATTTTCGCCATTGGAAGAAAAGCATGCTTTTAGCCTTAGCAACGAAGAACAAAGACGGTTTTCTCACTGGATTGACATCCATGCCAGCAATTACTTCTTCCACCTACAGTCTTTGGTGGAGATGTGATTCGATGGTGCATTGTTGGCTCGTCAATTCAATGGAGCCTGAGTTCAGAGAAAGCTTCATGACATGTGAGACTGCAAAACAGCTTTGGGATGAAGTTTCTGAAAGATATGGAGAAACAAATGGTCCACTTCTTTTTCAACTCAAGAAAAACTTGAGGAATATCACGCAAGAGAATAGTTCAGTTGCAGAATATTTTTGCAGACTCAAGAGATATTGGGATGAGATTGAAGAAATCGAGGATTTTCCTGACTGTACATGTGGAGTGCTCGCCAAATGTACCTGCAACTTAATGAAGAAAGTCCTGGAGTTAGCTTCCAGGGAGAAAGTTCTAACCTTTTTGATGGGGTTAAGTGACTCCTATGACACTTTGAAGTCTCAGATTTTGTTAATGGAGCCAATGCCGCCTATCAACAAAGCATATTCTATTGTGCAGCAGATCGAATCTCAGAAGAAGGCTTCTAGTATCATGAATTCAGTTCATGACACCAGCGCTTTATACAGTAATAAGCTAGGAGGACGCTATGTACAGCAAGCAGGCCATCCAAATCAGCAGAATACGGCAAAAAAGCCTAAGAATCAGAGGTGGTGTACGGCGTGCAATAAGTCTAGACACACCAGGGATACTTGCTTTATCTTGCATCTTGAGCAAAAGGCAAAGTATCTTGCACGGTTTTCTGGTAATGCTCATGCTACCAGTGATGATGAAGAACATCCTCTCTGTTCTTTCCCCTCACAGCTTGAACCACAGAATATTCAAGCTAGTTCTTCTCATTCTCATTCTGAGCACAAAGAGAATCCTATGGTGCCTTCTGATCTGGCTTAA
- the LOC141633290 gene encoding protein SEMI-ROLLED LEAF 2-like isoform X9: protein MYRKFITSCKEQMPLFACSLSGVIRTLLEQTHKEEMQILGCNALADFVNIQVDSTYMFNLEEFVPKLGRLAQEIGYDDRALRLRSAGLQALSAMIQLLADLNLRKTPQLVELVDSSKVRIITEDAEKLMSLPPDNFLLRWMNFQLRKAGF from the exons ATGTACAGGAAATTTATCACATCATGTAAGGAGCAGAT GCCACTATTTGCATGTAGCTTATCGGGAGTTATTCGAACTCTTCTGGAACAAACTCACAAAGAGGAAATGCAAATACTAGGGTGCAATGCTCTAGCTGACTTTGTAAATATCCAG GTGGACAGCACATATATGTTCAATCTAGAAGAATTTGTTCCAAAACTTGGTCGACTAGCTCAGGAAATTGGGTACGATGATAGAGCTTTACGCCTCCGGTCTGCTGGATTACAGGCACTTTCTGCAATG ATACAACTATTGGCAGACCTCAACTTAAGGAAAACTCCTCAACTGGTTGAGTTAGTAGATAGTTCTAAGGTAAGGATCATTACTGAGGATGCCGAAAAATTGATGAGTCTTCCACCAGATAATTTCTTGTTGAGATGGATGAACTTCCAACTTAGAAAAGCCGGATTTTAA
- the LOC141633290 gene encoding protein SEMI-ROLLED LEAF 2-like isoform X8 translates to MDDQCRRLSFRMIWITELLEQRFYKDLRNEHVRSAKVVFCMYRKFITSCKEQMPLFACSLSGVIRTLLEQTHKEEMQILGCNALADFVNIQVDSTYMFNLEEFVPKLGRLAQEIGYDDRALRLRSAGLQALSAMIQLLADLNLRKTPQLVELVDSSKE, encoded by the exons ATGGATGACCAGTGTAGGCGGCTAAGTTTCCGAATGATATGG ATAACCGAGCTCCTAGAACAGCGATTTTATAAGGATTTGCGGAATGAGCATGTCAGATCAGCAAAAGTTGTTTTCTGCATGTACAGGAAATTTATCACATCATGTAAGGAGCAGAT GCCACTATTTGCATGTAGCTTATCGGGAGTTATTCGAACTCTTCTGGAACAAACTCACAAAGAGGAAATGCAAATACTAGGGTGCAATGCTCTAGCTGACTTTGTAAATATCCAG GTGGACAGCACATATATGTTCAATCTAGAAGAATTTGTTCCAAAACTTGGTCGACTAGCTCAGGAAATTGGGTACGATGATAGAGCTTTACGCCTCCGGTCTGCTGGATTACAGGCACTTTCTGCAATG ATACAACTATTGGCAGACCTCAACTTAAGGAAAACTCCTCAACTGGTTGAGTTAGTAGATAGTTCTAAG GAGTGA
- the LOC141633290 gene encoding protein SEMI-ROLLED LEAF 2-like isoform X3, with the protein MDDQCRRLSFRMIWITELLEQRFYKDLRNEHVRSAKVVFCMYRKFITSCKEQMPLFACSLSGVIRTLLEQTHKEEMQILGCNALADFVNIQVDSTYMFNLEEFVPKLGRLAQEIGYDDRALRLRSAGLQALSAMIQLLADLNLRKTPQLVELVDSSKVRIITEDAEKLMSLPPDNFLLRWMNFQLRKAGF; encoded by the exons ATGGATGACCAGTGTAGGCGGCTAAGTTTCCGAATGATATGG ATAACCGAGCTCCTAGAACAGCGATTTTATAAGGATTTGCGGAATGAGCATGTCAGATCAGCAAAAGTTGTTTTCTGCATGTACAGGAAATTTATCACATCATGTAAGGAGCAGAT GCCACTATTTGCATGTAGCTTATCGGGAGTTATTCGAACTCTTCTGGAACAAACTCACAAAGAGGAAATGCAAATACTAGGGTGCAATGCTCTAGCTGACTTTGTAAATATCCAG GTGGACAGCACATATATGTTCAATCTAGAAGAATTTGTTCCAAAACTTGGTCGACTAGCTCAGGAAATTGGGTACGATGATAGAGCTTTACGCCTCCGGTCTGCTGGATTACAGGCACTTTCTGCAATG ATACAACTATTGGCAGACCTCAACTTAAGGAAAACTCCTCAACTGGTTGAGTTAGTAGATAGTTCTAAGGTAAGGATCATTACTGAGGATGCCGAAAAATTGATGAGTCTTCCACCAGATAATTTCTTGTTGAGATGGATGAACTTCCAACTTAGAAAAGCCGGATTTTAA
- the LOC141633290 gene encoding protein SEMI-ROLLED LEAF 2-like isoform X5, whose protein sequence is MSMSDQQKLFSACTGNLSHHVRSRFCRPLFACSLSGVIRTLLEQTHKEEMQILGCNALADFVNIQVDSTYMFNLEEFVPKLGRLAQEIGYDDRALRLRSAGLQALSAMIQLLADLNLRKTPQLVELVDSSKVRIITEDAEKLMSLPPDNFLLRWMNFQLRKAGF, encoded by the exons ATGAGCATGTCAGATCAGCAAAAGTTGTTTTCTGCATGTACAGGAAATTTATCACATCATGTAAGGAGCAGAT TTTGCAGGCCACTATTTGCATGTAGCTTATCGGGAGTTATTCGAACTCTTCTGGAACAAACTCACAAAGAGGAAATGCAAATACTAGGGTGCAATGCTCTAGCTGACTTTGTAAATATCCAG GTGGACAGCACATATATGTTCAATCTAGAAGAATTTGTTCCAAAACTTGGTCGACTAGCTCAGGAAATTGGGTACGATGATAGAGCTTTACGCCTCCGGTCTGCTGGATTACAGGCACTTTCTGCAATG ATACAACTATTGGCAGACCTCAACTTAAGGAAAACTCCTCAACTGGTTGAGTTAGTAGATAGTTCTAAGGTAAGGATCATTACTGAGGATGCCGAAAAATTGATGAGTCTTCCACCAGATAATTTCTTGTTGAGATGGATGAACTTCCAACTTAGAAAAGCCGGATTTTAA
- the LOC141633290 gene encoding protein SEMI-ROLLED LEAF 2-like isoform X4 — MDDQCRRLSFRMIWITELLEQRFYKDLRNEHVRSAKVVFCMYRKFITSFCRPLFACSLSGVIRTLLEQTHKEEMQILGCNALADFVNIQVDSTYMFNLEEFVPKLGRLAQEIGYDDRALRLRSAGLQALSAMIQLLADLNLRKTPQLVELVDSSKVRIITEDAEKLMSLPPDNFLLRWMNFQLRKAGF; from the exons ATGGATGACCAGTGTAGGCGGCTAAGTTTCCGAATGATATGG ATAACCGAGCTCCTAGAACAGCGATTTTATAAGGATTTGCGGAATGAGCATGTCAGATCAGCAAAAGTTGTTTTCTGCATGTACAGGAAATTTATCACATCAT TTTGCAGGCCACTATTTGCATGTAGCTTATCGGGAGTTATTCGAACTCTTCTGGAACAAACTCACAAAGAGGAAATGCAAATACTAGGGTGCAATGCTCTAGCTGACTTTGTAAATATCCAG GTGGACAGCACATATATGTTCAATCTAGAAGAATTTGTTCCAAAACTTGGTCGACTAGCTCAGGAAATTGGGTACGATGATAGAGCTTTACGCCTCCGGTCTGCTGGATTACAGGCACTTTCTGCAATG ATACAACTATTGGCAGACCTCAACTTAAGGAAAACTCCTCAACTGGTTGAGTTAGTAGATAGTTCTAAGGTAAGGATCATTACTGAGGATGCCGAAAAATTGATGAGTCTTCCACCAGATAATTTCTTGTTGAGATGGATGAACTTCCAACTTAGAAAAGCCGGATTTTAA
- the LOC141633290 gene encoding protein SEMI-ROLLED LEAF 2-like isoform X6 — MDDQCRRLSFRMIWITELLEQRFYKDLRNEHVRSAKVVFCMYRKFITSCKEQMPLFACSLSGVIRTLLEQTHKEEMQILGCNALADFVNIQVDSTYMFNLEEFVPKLGRLAQEIGYDDRALRLRSAGLQALSAMIQLLADLNLRKTPQLVELVDSSKLSM; from the exons ATGGATGACCAGTGTAGGCGGCTAAGTTTCCGAATGATATGG ATAACCGAGCTCCTAGAACAGCGATTTTATAAGGATTTGCGGAATGAGCATGTCAGATCAGCAAAAGTTGTTTTCTGCATGTACAGGAAATTTATCACATCATGTAAGGAGCAGAT GCCACTATTTGCATGTAGCTTATCGGGAGTTATTCGAACTCTTCTGGAACAAACTCACAAAGAGGAAATGCAAATACTAGGGTGCAATGCTCTAGCTGACTTTGTAAATATCCAG GTGGACAGCACATATATGTTCAATCTAGAAGAATTTGTTCCAAAACTTGGTCGACTAGCTCAGGAAATTGGGTACGATGATAGAGCTTTACGCCTCCGGTCTGCTGGATTACAGGCACTTTCTGCAATG ATACAACTATTGGCAGACCTCAACTTAAGGAAAACTCCTCAACTGGTTGAGTTAGTAGATAGTTCTAAG CTGTCAATGTAA
- the LOC141633290 gene encoding protein SEMI-ROLLED LEAF 2-like isoform X7: MDDQCRRLSFRMIWITELLEQRFYKDLRNEHVRSAKVVFCMYRKFITSCKEQMPLFACSLSGVIRTLLEQTHKEEMQILGCNALADFVNIQVDSTYMFNLEEFVPKLGRLAQEIGYDDRALRLRSAGLQALSAMVRFMGEQSHIPIEFDKLRMMILLIEV, translated from the exons ATGGATGACCAGTGTAGGCGGCTAAGTTTCCGAATGATATGG ATAACCGAGCTCCTAGAACAGCGATTTTATAAGGATTTGCGGAATGAGCATGTCAGATCAGCAAAAGTTGTTTTCTGCATGTACAGGAAATTTATCACATCATGTAAGGAGCAGAT GCCACTATTTGCATGTAGCTTATCGGGAGTTATTCGAACTCTTCTGGAACAAACTCACAAAGAGGAAATGCAAATACTAGGGTGCAATGCTCTAGCTGACTTTGTAAATATCCAG GTGGACAGCACATATATGTTCAATCTAGAAGAATTTGTTCCAAAACTTGGTCGACTAGCTCAGGAAATTGGGTACGATGATAGAGCTTTACGCCTCCGGTCTGCTGGATTACAGGCACTTTCTGCAATG GTCCGATTTATGGGTGAGCAGTCCCATATCCCGATCGAATTTGACAAACTAAGGATGATGATCTTATTGATTGAAGTTTAA